caattcttacaaggattACGATATTCCTAGTTTGAGTGActcgatcaccatctattgtgacaatagatgtgccatcttccaggctaaggagccaaagtctagcaacaaatctagacatgtacatcggaaagctcacctgatccgtgattacgtggagcaagaagagatagtgattgacaagattgcgacggatgataacatcgcggaccctctcactaaaccgttgaattttgataatcatgaagggcacgttatttccatgggaattaaacgtgttcctgagttgtagtagttgattatgcatttgatacattatctttttcatatactatttataacttcatcgttttattataatattttgtttttcatgtggatttatcgacaactttgaacgcatacaaagtgaactgaattacattatattttgtttggtccgtaatcgcctacaagagctaataactctggctattatattgtgcagttgattgatggtgggttcaacgagccataagtcaaactgttgactgatcgatcacaaatgcgagattataacgatacctcgtaggacaaatttttgtgacaacgtaatggagtcctaaatgtttaaaaacattcggtgccaggtcgtggataggacatccattgtgtccctagagtcgattcttttgactatcgactgtctcttgagattaaggcagtttttgggtgactttggtttctttctcacggtctgccgtaactggaggctaagtagattttttctgggtcatttcatactgtgcttacatcggcaagattcgagttgaggaaaatatccaacctttatcaggtatagttatttctgagggccactcgaggagttgtaactgaaatgcatggccatgctcgaatgatgattcgtttatcagttaagttactctctagtcggggaaaccactcttgataatgatcgcttgtaaaatacgacctttgtgaatacggatttgcaaattgttttacattgagtgggagaaattttaggatatgagaatcggttatcgcacatacacttgtgaggacaagtgggagtttgttggagcttgtgtcctccacaaattagtgtgataacatttgtaaatctcttacaggttcacaagggtatacttcgtatttaatcagttgattaacgattacctaataacggttggcttgctagaaagtttgacattattatcatacagatggcggtgatcaactggtccctaaaggtcacacctaaatgaTGTGTTtgggagatgtggttatggaaatgtaatcacattgatgccttatatgactaaacagttttttttttggtgtaatgtgagtatattatatatcAGATCAAAAAAAATTACATGAGGTTCTAGGATCAAATCCTACTACAAGCATGTCAAACCAAAATCACATTTTGCAGCCAAAGGAGATCAGATTGATCTACAAAGCCTTACATTTCATTTTCACCCTCCTCTTAATATCATCCTCTATTCGAACAGCAACAACTTCAGGTCTTGATAGCCAGTCATTGATCCTGGCATTGTTCCTTTGAAACCAGATGAAATAGTGATAAGCATTGAACATGGCCACCTTAAACTTCCATTGCAAAGTATTCCTGTTTTCTGCACTCAATCTGTCTACTGTTGTAAATGTGCCTCCAAACCAATGCAACAGACATCTCTGAACTCTGACAGAATACACACAGCTCGTAAACAAATGCTCCACAGTTTCAGGCTGTCTCTGGCACAGTATACACCAGTCATCTGTGCAGCAGCCAAACCTGAACAATTTGCTCTTcacattcattccttcattcattctcAGCCAGGTAGTCAAAGAGTGTTTAGGGATGTTCCAGTTATTCCACATAATATTAGTCCAATTCAGAGTGGGTTGATCAGGAGCAAGCCAAGCATGCCCTTCTTTGATGGAGTAACCTTTAGTGCTCATGGTCCATTTGTTGTCATGGAAGCCATCCTTGAGCATCTCTTTTACTTTACAGACATTTTTTCCAAACCCAggttatatgactaaacagttagtcaatgtgttgatgagacgattatttaatggcgattaaataatattggttgagacgaattaactatcaattcgtaaattgaatataataagttatattcaattaatgtatatgatgtaagcttggacgacttaatatgttaattcgtaattaaatgtaatcggttatatttaatcaacaagatgaatgtgtcatagtggtaatagtgagggtactcaaaccaagaggttatgggatcgatcctcactagatgacaatttatatttaacacattttatacatttttggaataaccgaaaataaggaaattatactccttattatttcggtatttgggccgaaaattaggagaagaaaaatccaccctaatcttccctcatacacggtttaagaggtaGAGAGGAGtgaattttctaacctaatttttaattcattcttgcctctcatctcaacaaaacacaaaaccctaattttacagaaaatttgagggatcgattctagtaacaagttaagggcatatctcatatcgtcttgggtgcaactgataggcgaatatcaactttggtattgttcttaggccgtttttgctaggaccgaaggttatttcttaatcctttatgcttttgtttatgcaatttagttttatgactcgtaatcatcacgttataattcgttataatccttaaatttaaagggatgcatacagataaatcccacaaaagggtagtaataagaaataattTTAAGATTAAATTTTAAGGCTTCTAATagatatatctagttaatatgtTATTAGAATTAAGGGGTAGTCTTGGtgccatcaagaggagaatctatactattgggattttggaggatcatccattaacttgtatctcaagaacaagtgagaaggagtcctcacttgtgccctaaaccGATTTCTACAAATGTAAGGAACTTTATTCTTACTTTTCTATttatattatgttatgcatgcactagatcaagATCTAAATCAATGAGAAATTTAGATCattaattaaagagtttaattagagggttattgaaTCCTTTCATGAACAAGTCTTGTCCTCAAGCCTGTAGCCTCCTCATCATCTGAGTCATAGTAAGGACTGAGATCTCCCATATTGAAAGTGTCATGTACCTCATAATCACTTGGTAAATCTACCTTGTAGGCATTTGATCCAATCTTTTCAACAATTTCAAAtgggccatcagctcttggcattaattTGTTCTTTCTCCGAGTTGGGAACTTTTCCTTCCTTAGATGAATCTAGACCAAATCACCTGGCATGAACTCCTTCTTCCTTTGAGGGACCTTAGACTCCTTCCTATACCTTTCATTGGCCTTTTCAATCTGCTTCTTAACCGATTCATGAAGTATTAGCATTTGGTCAACTCTGGCCTTAGTATCATAGTTCATCCCCCCTCTTGGAACACTGGATAAATCTAAGGGCATGAATGGATTaaccccatagactatctcaaatgGACTATGACCAGTTACAGTAGATGATGCCCTGTTGAATGCAAACTTAGCTTATGACAGTTTCAAATCCCAATCCCTTAAGGTCTTACTAACTatgtgtggggtaatatccgtataaaacccttaaattttaggactataacgcaaaatttaacatgtgattattgtcataaaacaaaaatacaagagaaaacgataaagcacaagaattaacctcgggtccttgagaattcggcctaagatagaaatcaacgtagatttcctcctaatcgttgcacccaagaccgtctgagactatgcctcttgtgctagaaatactctctaattgacttgcaatattgagagagttgttgtgagtttttccgatgtgagatctagaaatttcagagaaatttgctctgaaaccctaatatttttgcaaatgaatgattaggttacaaaaggagagaaagctctccttttgttctccttggttcggccaaaccgagagcctcatggggaagtgggctttcacttcctctttattttaactcgtggtccgactagaaaatgctaaatgtatatgacgcgattttattataaatcgtcatcggttatcggtcattaaaatatcgtctagcaacatgaattagtcgatatactAATACATGttcgataatgacaatattgtataaataatttattcaatatacattaatcaaatataatcgtttatatttaatttacgaattaactgtttaattcgccttagccattattatttaatccgtattaaataaaatatctcaacatcgcgtttgactaattattagtcaataactccgactaactgtttagtcaaattaggcatcaacatgactgtattttcataccgtcacatctctcaaacgtatcctataggtgtgacttttagggaccagttgatcaccgccatcagtatgacaataacgtcaaacttatctagcaagccaaccgttattgataaacgtggaccaactgataataatacaaaagtatactctttgatccttttagagatttaaatgttattgcactaactgtagaggacaccagctccaacaagctcccacttgtccgtacaagtgtatgtgcaataacgttatccgcactaactggaggacacggctccaacaaactcccacttgtccgtacaagtgtatgtgcgataacgttatccgcactaactggaggacacggctccaacaaactcccacttgtccgtacaagtgtatgtgcgataaccgattctcatattcatttaaaatttctcccactcaatgtaaaacaatttgcagatccggatccgcaaaggtcgtattttacaatcgatccgtatctagagtggtttccccgactagagagtaactcaaccgataaaacgaattcgtattcgagcatggccatgcatttcgattctgactcctcgagtggccccgagaaatatcgagtaccgataaaggctgaatatttccttcaactcgactccttccgatctaagcacaacatgaaatgacccagaaaaaatctacttggccccctgttacggatgaccgtgagaaagaaaccaaagtcacccaaaatctgccttagtctcaagagacagtcgatagtcaaaagaatcaactcttaggatcaccatggaggtcctatccacgacctggcaccgaatgttataaaacatttaggactccacgtcgatgtcacaattgtgtcctacgagatatccgtataaatcgcctctgtgattggtcagtcaaccttttgacttatggctcgttgaacccaccatcaaccaacgtcacaaaataattgccagagttatcagctcatgtgggcaattaaggaccaaaaatataatgtttgttcagttcactttgtggtgttcaaaattgtcgtacaaatccacatgaaaaacagaatatataaatatcaaaacggtgatgtcgtatagagtacaaaagagaatgaatctaatccataaaagagtactataactcaggaacacgtttaattcccatggaattaacatgcccttcatgcttatcttgtcgtaatggtttagtgagaggatctgctatgttatcatctgtagcaatcttttctatcactacttccttttgctccacgtaatctcggattagatgagctttccgttgtacatgtctagatttgttgctagacttaggctccttagcttggaagatggcacctctattgtcgcaatagatggtgatcgggtcattcgaattaggcactacggatagtccttgtaagaattgacgcatccatatcgcttcctttgcagcttcagacgcggcatagtactcggactcagtcgtagaatctgctgtaacactttgtttggaactcttccagctgactgcatcgccattaagagtaaaaacgaatccagactgagattttgagtcatctcgatccgtttggaagctagcatctgcgtaaccggttgcgcatagcttttgatcgcctccataagtcaatgcccaagctttagtcctccgtaggtacttaagaatgttcttgacagccatccaatgtgattcacctggatgctgttggaatcgacttgtcatactcaatgcatatgccacgtccggacgtgtgcatatcatggcatacatgattgatcctatagccgaggcataaggaatctgtgtcatgcgctctttctcttccggtgtctctggtgcttgagacttgctcaaatgcacccctggagccatagggagaaacccctttttggagttagtcatgcttaatctctctaggatcttgtctatgtaagactcctgactgagagataacatccgacgtgatctatctcgatagatacggatgcccaaaattctttgtgcctcacccagatctttcatttggaaatggttcttcaaccatacatttaccgaagttaagagaggtatatcattcccaatcaggagtatgtcatcgacatacaatattaggaagacaatcttgctcccactcgacttgatatatatacatggttcctcgaccgatcgagtaaatccattttcttttatcacttggtcgaaacgatgattccaactcctagaagcatgcttaagtccataaatggaacgcttaagcttgcacactttcttaggatgttcaggatcgatgaaaccttcgggttgtaccatgtacaactcttcctccaaataaccgtttaagaaggcggttttcacatccatctgtcaaatttcatagtcatgaaaagcggcaatcgctaagataatccgaatggaacgcagcatgactacgggtgcaaaaattttatcgtagtgcaaacctggcacttgggtgaaacctttagcaactagtcgtgctttatagatgtcttgttgaccttccacagaatgctttatgttgtaaagccatttgcattgaaggggacgaaccttagcaggtaagtcaacaagatcccatacgttgttctcatacatggagtccatctcggattgcatggcctcaagccatagctttgagtcagaactggtcatggcacctttataggttgcgggttcactactcgttaagagtagaatgtcatctatgtcatgttcctcgaccataccaatgtatctgtgtggaggaatagagactcttcccgacctcctaggttcctcgggaatattcacgcatgtagggattgaaggaattggttcctccaatggttgctcggtatttggttttggaacctccgacagctcgaaggttctatcactttttgcattctcgagaaattccttctctaagaatgtcgcactagccgcaacaaatacacgttgttcggttggcgaataaaagtaatgaccaagtgttcctttaggataacctataaagtatgtcttgaccgatcgcgggccgagcttatcctcgtgtctccacttgacataagcctcgcagccccaaacccgtataaaggacaagttagggaccgttcccttccatagttcttgtggagtcttgtcaacgaggtttagacggacttcggtaagtattagagcggtgacgagaagagcataacccacaatgagtcgggcaacacggtgtgactcatcatggatcgaaccatatcaagtagtgttcgatttctccgttcggacacaccattcaaccgaggtgttcggtggagttaagcgtaaggcaatccccagtctttgaggtgttgatcaaactcgtgagaaagatactcgccaccacggtcgatcgcagtgttttaatctgtctacccaaagaggttcgtacccgattctcggtattccttgaatttctcaaaggattcacttttgtgcttcattaagtagacatagccatatctacttaaatcgtccgtgaaagtgatgaaatacctatagccttctcgtgcggtgattgacataggtccacacacatccgtatgtatgagtcctaataggtcgccagcgcgcattccaacacctttgaaggaaattcgagtcatcttaccaatgagacatgattcacacgtgccaaatgattgaaaatcaaaggccgagatagctccattctttatgagctgttttacgcgtttctcattaatgtgtcccatacggcggtgccatagataagtttgatctttgtcaccaacctttaactttttattcattacgtgtaatatttcggtggtccgatctaaaacataaattccgttcatggagactgccttgccataaatcatatcgtgtaatgagaaaatgcaagtattattctctattacaaatgaaaaaccaagtttgtcaagtgcgtaaacgaaataatgtttttagaaagactgggtacataatagcgattatataaaaataactcaaatccgctaggaagtctggatcacgtatgttcccctcga
The Silene latifolia isolate original U9 population chromosome 11, ASM4854445v1, whole genome shotgun sequence genome window above contains:
- the LOC141613903 gene encoding uncharacterized protein LOC141613903 yields the protein MPRADGPFEIVEKIGSNAYKVDLPSDYEVHDTFNMGDLSPYYDSDDEEATVKEMLKDGFHDNKWTMSTKGYSIKEGHAWLAPDQPTLNWTNIMWNNWNIPKHSLTTWLRMNEGMNVKSKLFRFGCCTDDWCILCQRQPETVEHLFTSCVYSVRVQRCLLHWFGGTFTTVDRLSAENRNTLQWKFKVAMFNAYHYFIWFQRNNARINDWLSRPEVVAVRIEDDIKRRVKMKCKAL